A region of Gloeocapsopsis sp. IPPAS B-1203 DNA encodes the following proteins:
- a CDS encoding vanadium-dependent haloperoxidase: protein MNKMNGNIIISWNNIYLEAVRRLGGAPGPLSRMGAMMHIAMFDAINILCDGSYEQYTKSDIKKIEGADPIMSAAYAARKVLLETIKELIEQTVKNQGGVPSPFAAYQVNTGFDADSFLRDCMTPFNMSLSAANCDPSRQFGEAVAEAILNERKADGSQNPPDSPMLCNGSGDTDTVPKCFGYEAGDWRETGSGSAVTPQWGKVKSMGRWKSIDEFLPTTALNIKEFDTYEKLLKSRDYVGQFDEVRRLGEAHSTERTREETEIAFFWANDLDGTYKPPGQLYVITQIVAKQEGTVQDLLETARLFALVGIAMADAGIVAWYVKYLFPNEECPIRLWRPESAIREADRDRNRNTLLDPNWQPLSAMVDGTRFSPAFPAYISGHATFGAAHATMMRLYYGRDSIAFTATTEDPHALRDENGIKLTRRFTSFTEAARENGRSRVYLGVHYQWDAEGGFESGSKVAEHAFKTVLKRQAEHYQKTVTTKTTNEPVTA from the coding sequence ATGAACAAAATGAATGGTAATATCATCATTTCTTGGAATAACATTTATTTAGAAGCTGTGCGCAGACTGGGCGGCGCGCCTGGTCCACTTTCCCGAATGGGAGCAATGATGCACATTGCAATGTTTGATGCAATCAATATTCTTTGTGACGGTTCATACGAGCAATATACTAAGTCCGATATCAAAAAAATAGAGGGTGCAGATCCCATAATGAGTGCAGCATATGCCGCACGGAAAGTTTTGCTAGAAACGATTAAGGAACTAATTGAACAAACTGTAAAGAATCAAGGCGGAGTACCGAGTCCTTTTGCTGCGTATCAAGTCAATACAGGTTTCGATGCTGATTCATTTTTGCGCGATTGCATGACGCCCTTTAATATGTCTTTGAGCGCAGCAAATTGCGATCCTTCTCGTCAATTTGGTGAAGCAGTTGCCGAGGCAATTCTAAACGAACGCAAAGCCGATGGTTCTCAAAATCCGCCAGATTCACCTATGTTGTGCAATGGTTCTGGAGATACAGATACTGTTCCTAAGTGTTTTGGTTATGAGGCTGGTGATTGGCGGGAAACTGGTTCAGGATCAGCCGTGACGCCACAGTGGGGTAAAGTCAAATCGATGGGGAGGTGGAAATCCATTGATGAATTTTTACCAACGACAGCGTTGAACATCAAAGAGTTTGACACCTATGAAAAATTACTGAAAAGCCGCGATTACGTAGGTCAATTTGATGAAGTAAGGCGGCTGGGTGAAGCGCATTCAACGGAACGGACGCGTGAGGAAACGGAAATAGCGTTTTTCTGGGCTAATGACCTTGATGGTACTTACAAGCCTCCTGGTCAACTATACGTGATTACACAGATTGTCGCTAAGCAAGAAGGTACTGTTCAAGATTTATTAGAAACTGCACGACTTTTTGCGCTGGTTGGAATTGCCATGGCGGATGCGGGGATTGTGGCTTGGTATGTGAAGTATCTATTTCCGAATGAAGAGTGCCCAATTCGTTTGTGGCGTCCTGAATCTGCGATCCGAGAAGCCGATCGCGATCGCAACCGCAATACTTTGCTAGATCCTAATTGGCAACCACTTTCAGCAATGGTTGATGGTACACGATTTTCACCCGCTTTTCCCGCGTATATTTCTGGTCATGCGACCTTTGGTGCTGCCCATGCAACGATGATGCGACTTTATTATGGACGCGATTCAATTGCTTTTACGGCAACAACTGAAGATCCTCATGCTTTACGTGACGAGAATGGCATCAAGCTAACTCGTCGGTTCACCAGCTTTACCGAAGCAGCAAGAGAAAATGGTCGCAGCCGCGTTTATCTTGGCGTCCATTACCAATGGGATGCGGAAGGTGGATTTGAATCGGGTTCTAAAGTTGCTGAACACGCTTTTAAAACAGTATTAAAACGGCAAGCTGAACATTACCAAAAGACTGTGACTACGAAAACCACCAATGAACCTGTAACAGCGTAG
- a CDS encoding SDR family oxidoreductase — MPLSEQVVVITGASSGIGAALAQLLAQRFMGIRLVIAARNIEKLETLATLCRKAGAEVLVVSCDLENIEQVEALAQKAIAHFGRIDALVNNAGYGQMGPVELIPTAAIQRQFQVNIIGPLALIRAVIPQMRHQGGGRIINISSLGGRLAFPFGGLYSSSKFALEGVSDALRMELEPFNIKVCVIEPGPVSTNFFAAAAQAVEKSIVAPEKSPYRAAFAKLKDLEKQTSSQAWTSERVAKVIIKALSAPNPRPRYIAATGGRILLFLMTKVLPIKIVDKFWQHFYGINLVAKEWQNGAFREE, encoded by the coding sequence ATGCCTTTATCAGAACAAGTAGTAGTTATTACTGGTGCATCAAGTGGAATTGGTGCAGCGCTGGCGCAACTTTTAGCGCAACGATTTATGGGAATTCGGTTAGTTATCGCAGCTCGTAATATTGAAAAACTCGAAACCCTGGCAACACTTTGCCGGAAAGCTGGAGCCGAAGTGTTAGTCGTTTCCTGTGACTTAGAGAATATTGAGCAGGTAGAAGCACTTGCTCAAAAAGCGATCGCGCACTTTGGTCGCATTGACGCTTTAGTCAATAATGCCGGTTACGGACAAATGGGACCTGTAGAATTAATTCCCACAGCAGCAATTCAAAGGCAATTTCAAGTCAACATCATTGGACCACTAGCGCTGATTCGTGCTGTTATACCGCAAATGCGGCACCAAGGTGGCGGCAGAATTATCAATATTAGTTCACTAGGAGGTAGACTAGCGTTCCCTTTTGGAGGTTTATATAGTTCCTCTAAATTTGCTTTGGAAGGAGTGAGTGATGCTTTGCGGATGGAACTCGAACCGTTCAATATTAAAGTCTGTGTCATTGAACCAGGACCTGTCAGTACTAACTTTTTTGCAGCAGCAGCCCAAGCGGTAGAGAAAAGTATTGTTGCACCAGAAAAAAGCCCCTATCGTGCGGCATTTGCTAAGCTTAAAGACTTAGAAAAACAAACAAGCAGCCAAGCTTGGACATCAGAACGCGTTGCTAAAGTCATTATCAAAGCCTTAAGCGCACCTAACCCACGTCCGCGTTACATCGCCGCTACGGGTGGCAGAATCCTGCTATTCTTAATGACTAAAGTATTGCCAATCAAAATAGTAGACAAATTTTGGCAGCACTTCTATGGTATAAATCTGGTAGCAAAAGAATGGCAAAATGGTGCATTTAGGGAAGAATAG
- a CDS encoding CoA-binding protein: MKLTPESKVVIQGYCEPLMATHAAHMKAYGTNVIAAISPGQSGETLDEIPVFDLVEQAVSEFGVIDTTIILVSPYQALDAALEAIAAGIRQIIIIPAGVPPLDMVHLLRKAEATETLVVGPNSPGIIVPGKILLGTHASEFYTPGSVGIVSRSSTLTYEIASELTKAGLGQSIGVSIGSDAITGSSFLQWLQILDEDDSTQAIVLVGETGGNSEETAARYIAETIDKPVIAYIAGRNAPPGKHWGHTGTLAAVVGRGVNIGTTQSKLTAFKEAKVPVADRPSQISSLVKKALK, translated from the coding sequence ATGAAACTAACCCCAGAAAGTAAAGTTGTAATTCAGGGCTATTGCGAACCACTGATGGCAACACACGCCGCCCACATGAAAGCTTATGGCACAAATGTCATTGCGGCGATCAGTCCTGGGCAAAGTGGGGAAACGCTTGATGAAATTCCTGTGTTTGATCTAGTAGAACAAGCAGTGTCAGAATTTGGGGTGATTGACACCACAATTATTCTAGTGTCTCCCTATCAAGCACTCGATGCAGCTTTAGAAGCGATCGCTGCAGGTATTCGCCAAATTATTATTATCCCTGCGGGAGTTCCCCCTCTTGATATGGTGCATCTTCTGCGCAAAGCAGAAGCAACAGAAACCTTGGTTGTCGGACCAAACAGTCCTGGAATTATTGTTCCAGGAAAGATTCTATTAGGAACTCATGCGAGTGAATTTTATACTCCTGGATCTGTAGGAATCGTTAGCCGTAGCAGTACTCTTACTTATGAAATTGCTTCAGAATTAACCAAAGCAGGTTTAGGACAGTCAATCGGTGTCAGCATTGGTAGTGATGCAATCACAGGATCTTCTTTCTTGCAATGGCTGCAAATTTTAGATGAAGATGACAGCACGCAGGCAATTGTTTTAGTTGGAGAAACTGGAGGAAATAGCGAAGAAACTGCTGCCCGCTACATTGCAGAAACGATAGATAAACCCGTAATTGCTTACATTGCTGGGAGAAATGCCCCGCCTGGTAAACACTGGGGACACACAGGAACTCTCGCTGCGGTTGTTGGTCGCGGTGTCAATATTGGGACTACCCAAAGTAAACTGACGGCATTTAAAGAAGCTAAAGTTCCCGTTGCCGATCGCCCTTCTCAGATTTCAAGCTTAGTGAAAAAGGCACTGAAGTAG
- a CDS encoding succinate--CoA ligase subunit beta, giving the protein MDVLEYQAKEWFREMGIPVLPSQRIDRPGDIKRLKIPYPVVLKSQVRVGGRGRAGGVRFVTNTIDAIAAAQTIFHLSILGELPEVLLAEAKYDADQEFYLAVVLDAAAHRPLLLGSVQGGIDVESAPELLQQVVVEQEFSPFYARRLTIKMGLQGPLIQTVSGIIEKMYQLFVQKDLDLVEINPLGVSSTGELMALDGKVTVNDRAIARHPDVAAMAEKMAQREKRRKYSLELGTWDEVEPSGNIAVLGNGAGLVMATMDLLTDAGSQPASCLNIGHGRSWNSTTPSFKDRLQQGLEFLSEQKNIQVVLVNILGTVPTPTELAQVIVSFVQRRERMTTNKSRTQTYSPRVIVRFAGADFDSAKEQLATVQVPLVNSLDEAIAQASRLAKSSGRRR; this is encoded by the coding sequence ATGGATGTATTAGAGTATCAAGCAAAAGAATGGTTTCGGGAGATGGGCATACCTGTCTTGCCATCACAACGTATTGACCGTCCTGGAGATATTAAGCGGCTAAAGATTCCTTATCCAGTGGTACTCAAGTCACAAGTACGTGTTGGTGGGAGAGGAAGGGCTGGGGGAGTTAGATTTGTCACAAATACAATTGATGCGATCGCTGCTGCGCAAACTATCTTTCACCTATCAATTTTGGGGGAGTTACCTGAAGTATTGCTAGCCGAAGCAAAATATGATGCTGATCAGGAGTTTTATTTAGCCGTAGTCTTGGATGCAGCAGCACATCGACCGCTACTTTTAGGATCTGTGCAAGGTGGGATTGATGTTGAATCAGCACCCGAACTTTTACAACAAGTTGTTGTTGAGCAAGAATTTTCTCCATTTTATGCGCGACGTTTAACAATCAAAATGGGTCTACAAGGACCGTTGATTCAAACAGTCAGTGGCATCATCGAGAAAATGTATCAGTTGTTTGTGCAGAAAGATTTAGATTTAGTAGAAATTAATCCTCTTGGTGTCAGTTCAACCGGCGAACTGATGGCACTCGATGGCAAAGTCACCGTGAACGATCGCGCGATCGCGCGTCATCCTGATGTCGCAGCGATGGCAGAGAAAATGGCACAGCGTGAGAAGAGACGCAAGTATTCGCTAGAGTTAGGAACTTGGGACGAAGTAGAACCCTCAGGTAACATTGCAGTTTTGGGTAACGGCGCTGGTTTAGTCATGGCAACAATGGATTTACTCACAGATGCAGGAAGTCAGCCAGCAAGTTGTCTCAACATTGGACATGGCAGAAGTTGGAACTCAACAACACCAAGCTTTAAGGATCGCCTGCAGCAAGGACTAGAATTTTTGAGCGAACAGAAAAATATTCAAGTCGTCTTAGTCAATATTCTTGGCACAGTTCCGACACCCACAGAACTAGCGCAAGTTATTGTCAGTTTCGTACAACGTCGAGAACGGATGACGACTAACAAATCTCGTACTCAAACATACTCACCTCGCGTTATTGTGCGGTTTGCAGGTGCAGATTTTGACTCTGCAAAAGAGCAACTTGCCACAGTGCAAGTTCCACTCGTTAACAGTTTAGATGAAGCTATAGCGCAAGCATCGCGCCTTGCGAAGTCCTCTGGAAGAAGAAGATGA